The Desulfovibrio sp. genomic interval AATGATGAGTAGCCCCGCCTCCCGTCATCCCTCGTCCTTCGACTTTCTTCCGGCGCATACAGTTGCGGTCCTGCCAACGTGACGCCAACAGGGCTTTGATGCCAATGGTTGCGCAGCCACTGGGGCTATGGTTAGATAGCTAAAAAGCTGTCAACGAGGAAGTGGCACGTCCAGATTCAAAGACTCCTGTGATTATTGAAACCCCACAACCTTAACCTACGTAGGATGATGGAACAAACCGATAAAACTCCTCCTGAAAAGCCTTGGGCTATCCTCGGCATCAGCCGCCGTCAGTATGACACCGCCAAACCCTGGAAACGAGCCAAAATGAGCAAAGAGAAATTCGCCAAGCTAGTCTGTATGGTGCCGCCTGAGGCGATCGCACGTCTGAAGGACGTTGCCGACGCTGAGGTGCTCCTCGAAGCTGCTTTCGGGAAGGATTGCTGCCAGGAAGATGAGTAGTATGCTGATCACCTCTTTTCAAAAGCGCAGGTTCCTGCACATTTTAATTCCAACACCTTCATTCACACCCGACAAACTAGCGACCTGCCCGACCAGAATTGACACCTCCTCATTGCTTTATATGGCTATACATCTTGTAATCTTTGACATTGGCTTCATTTGCCGCAGAAATAACAGTTATAATTTCCAAAAAATTAATCCCTGTCGCCTCACTGATTCTTAACATTGCAGATTGAAATTCATCGTTACTGTTCGACTCATCAATATGATTGACATTAAGGACTCTTGCGAAACAAACTATCAATCGCCACCGTTCATTAACACAAGACAACCTCCAAATCTTCCCACAGATCTTTTTAAAAATATATGCACCTTTTGGGTGCGCAGTGAAAAGACCAGTACGAACCAGTACCTCTATCCACGTTCCAATTGAACTATTTGCACCAAACTCAATAGCGTCTATGTGGTCGTAGCTGGCTGCATCAAATATAGTCGCCAATTCTTGGGATATCCTGTTCCAGTCGCCTGACTCCAAGAGCGCCACAAAGTCTGGAAGGCTCTTCGGCTTCTTATCGCTGTTTTTGCTTCGCACAGGGAGTCCTCCAAATAAACGGGGCAATGTCACTGGCTGTTATGGATAACATTACCACGGGAACGGCGGCAGCGGCGACCATCAAGATATCCATGCCTGTGGCGACCATCACCCTTGGAGATAGGCAGGCAGGTAATTTGCTGGGACATGCCCACTCATAAAGCGTAGCGCTTCGCCATCACCCTCTCAATCACTTCCACCAGCGCCACCTTATCCACTGGCTTGGCAATATAGTCATCCATACCGGCAGCAAGGAACGTCTCCTTGTCTCCAGCCATAGCGTAGGCGGTCATGGCAATGATGGGTATGTTCGACTTCGTTCCCAGGGTGGTGGACCCCCTTAACGCTTTGGTAGCTACGACACCGTCCATGACTGGCATCTGGACGTCCATAAGAATCAAATCGAAATCCTGCTCTGCCAAAAGCTGAAGCGCCTCTTGACCATCATTCGCAGTGGTGACTGAGTAGCCGGATTTCTCAAGCATCCGTCTGCATGTGAGTGAGCTTACCGAATCGTCTTCTGCAATGAGTATGTTCAAGGAAGATCGTGGAGGAGTCAGCAACGGATCCGAATTAAGCTCAACTGATTTCTGTTCGACCACGGGAAGCTTGAACGGCAGGGAGAGGTAGATGGTCGTTCCTTCACCCGGTGTGCTATCAATCGCAATCTCTCCTCCCAAGAGCTTCACAAGTCGCCGAACGATGGAAAGCCCTAGGCCAGCTCCTTGAAAGCGCCTGGTGTATGAACCCTCAGCCTGGACAAATGGCTCAAAAATATTCTTGAGGTACTCTTCGGGAATACCTATGCCTGTGTCCCGCACAGTTACCAACACACGGACTGAAGAATCTCCTGAACTTGGCAACATTGAGGCATCAATCCGGACTTCTCCTTTCTCCGTGAACTTAATGGCATTCCCGACAAGGTTGAAAAGGATTTGTCTCAACCTAGCCTCATCACCTATCAATACCAGGGGCAGGTTCTCATCGCGCCCGAACTCCAAACGGAGCCCTTTCTCATTTGCCTCTAAGGCGAAAAGCTCCTTGATGGAATCCCGTGTCTGCTTAATGTTGAACTCGGTCTCAACGATTTGCATTTTCCCTGCTTCGATCCTTGATATGTCGAGAATATCTGAGAGCAGCCGAGTCAGGCGATTTGTGGACCGAATCGCTCCAAACAGGTACTCTTTTTGTTCCTCATTCGGGTCTGTAGTCTCAAGCAGCTGGAGCATACCGAGAACCCCGTTCAGAGGGGTGCGAATCTCGTGGCTCATGTTGGCCAGGAATTCATTTTTCGCAAGTGTTGCTATTTCAGCTTGTTCCTTTGCGCGTTGCAATTCTATTTCAGACTTTTTGCGAGAAGTAATATCCATAAACATTACTGCTAGACGGTCATGTGAAAGCCTGAAACAAAGAATCTCATAAGTACCAGCCACATATTCGTCTTCATAGCCAACCTGTTCTGTGTGCCATGCTTTGCCACTTCGTAAAACATCAAGATAGTGCTCTGGGACGTCTGTTTCTTTTAGCATTGGAAACGCTTCGAATATATCTTTACCCATCAAGAGAGAGTGGTTTATCCCCAAAATCGTTTCTGCTGCGGGGTTAGCTCCACTGAAAACAAGTCGCTCGCCAACCAATTCATAGAGGTGCATGCCTATTGGTGTCTGCTCTATGATTGACCGAAGTGTTTCTTCACTTTGCTTAAGAGCTTTTTCAGATTCTTTTTGGTCAAGCACTTTCCAGACAGAGTCCATCAGCAAGATTAACTGATGCACATCGGTACTTGTATAGCCTGACTCTTTGTTTGCCATTCCTACAACTGATATTATTTTATCATTTTTAAAGACAGGGATTGTCATGAAAGAATGTAGCTGGACATGCCCCTCTGGATAGCCTCGTTTCAATGGATTTTGGGCCTGATAATCATTAACAACGATTGGCGTGCGCTGCCGCACAGCCTCCCCCCATATGCCTGTCTTGTTTAGTTCATAACATGTTAAAGGCTTTGCTACACTGCATTCATGCATTACATCCTTAGACCATGTATTTAAAATAAAATGCCTCTCCTCTTCATCATAATGATAAATGTATCCTATTTTACTGTTTGTAATCCGTATGGCCTCTTCTAGTGCGAAATCCAAATAATTCTGTGCCGACGTAAATGGATGCTGAAGGATGTTTACAAGGCCCAGCAAACGCGCCTCGTTTAGACGATTTTCCTCTTCAACTCGTTTGCGTTCAGTTATGTCCACAAATGTCACAACAACCTGAAATACTCGTCCATCAGAATCGAATTCTGGGAACGCATTTACTAAAGCCCATATCTGGTCGTTTGTGCTCGGGCGTTTTATGCCAAGAATCAAGTTCTTGATTGGAGAGCGCGAGGCGAATACTTGGGAAACGGGGTAATCCTCGACAGCGACCGGTGACCCGTCTTCATGAATAAAACACCAAGCGGGATCGATGACTGTCTTGCCCCTGATCTGATCGCTAGTTAACCCAAGCAATTGAGCAGCCTGATCGTTCGCAATAAGTATGCGAGAGTCTGACGAATGAACGACAACACCTGCATGAAGATTCTGTATTAGCTGCTGGTTTTTCTTCTCGCTTTCCCGGAGTGCCTCTTCGGTCCGCTTGCGGTCGGTAATCTCAGACTTGAGCCTACGGTTCCAGAACCAGAGAGTGATGCTCACCAAAAAAACAATAGCTGTAATAATTCCTCCGACAAGCCTCCACTCCAAACCATGCTCAAATCGTATAGACATAGAGTGGTTAATAATCTGTTGGGCCTCGTCAGGTGTCAGTGCAAACAGGAACTTATCAATTATTGAAACCAGCTCCGGCCAATCCGGACGTATTGCCATTGCCTGGCCCAGAGGTGGATAATTCGCTGGCGCAGCGATTTTGACATTTGTGTACCCATGCCTCTGAATAACAAAGGTTCCGACAGAGAGATCGCCCGCATAAGCGTCAACTTGGCCTAAAGCGAGAGCCTCCAATGCCTTGTGGGAATCTGAATACTCGACAACTGAAATGTCTGGATAATCCTTTACCAACATCTTTGTCAGTATGAAGTCAGTCTCTGCCGAAACCTTCTTGTTCTTAAAATCTGCTAAACCGTTTACAAAGGGGCTATCTACCCTTGTGAAAATGACCCACGGGGTAAATATATAGTCATGTGTGAAGAGCAGTTGGCTTTCTCGCTCTGGTGAACGCCGAAGCGTGGGCAAAATGTCAA includes:
- a CDS encoding transporter substrate-binding domain-containing protein — its product is MSPGLIIRAVMAAFCSLILSGQASATAPTDFIQDLATRVSQRVVLTPAEQAWLAGNHSVRVRVGEVSPYHFSLNGKPYGLSIDYLQVIFAAFAIKHEFIPQGGGTFTEALKSLASGNMIDILPTLRRSPERESQLLFTHDYIFTPWVIFTRVDSPFVNGLADFKNKKVSAETDFILTKMLVKDYPDISVVEYSDSHKALEALALGQVDAYAGDLSVGTFVIQRHGYTNVKIAAPANYPPLGQAMAIRPDWPELVSIIDKFLFALTPDEAQQIINHSMSIRFEHGLEWRLVGGIITAIVFLVSITLWFWNRRLKSEITDRKRTEEALRESEKKNQQLIQNLHAGVVVHSSDSRILIANDQAAQLLGLTSDQIRGKTVIDPAWCFIHEDGSPVAVEDYPVSQVFASRSPIKNLILGIKRPSTNDQIWALVNAFPEFDSDGRVFQVVVTFVDITERKRVEEENRLNEARLLGLVNILQHPFTSAQNYLDFALEEAIRITNSKIGYIYHYDEEERHFILNTWSKDVMHECSVAKPLTCYELNKTGIWGEAVRQRTPIVVNDYQAQNPLKRGYPEGHVQLHSFMTIPVFKNDKIISVVGMANKESGYTSTDVHQLILLMDSVWKVLDQKESEKALKQSEETLRSIIEQTPIGMHLYELVGERLVFSGANPAAETILGINHSLLMGKDIFEAFPMLKETDVPEHYLDVLRSGKAWHTEQVGYEDEYVAGTYEILCFRLSHDRLAVMFMDITSRKKSEIELQRAKEQAEIATLAKNEFLANMSHEIRTPLNGVLGMLQLLETTDPNEEQKEYLFGAIRSTNRLTRLLSDILDISRIEAGKMQIVETEFNIKQTRDSIKELFALEANEKGLRLEFGRDENLPLVLIGDEARLRQILFNLVGNAIKFTEKGEVRIDASMLPSSGDSSVRVLVTVRDTGIGIPEEYLKNIFEPFVQAEGSYTRRFQGAGLGLSIVRRLVKLLGGEIAIDSTPGEGTTIYLSLPFKLPVVEQKSVELNSDPLLTPPRSSLNILIAEDDSVSSLTCRRMLEKSGYSVTTANDGQEALQLLAEQDFDLILMDVQMPVMDGVVATKALRGSTTLGTKSNIPIIAMTAYAMAGDKETFLAAGMDDYIAKPVDKVALVEVIERVMAKRYAL